The Dyadobacter sp. 676 DNA window TTTTTCCTCCACGAATGCTGGAAGTTTTTTACGTGCCTTGAGCGCCGAAAGGATTTTGGCCGGGTCGCTGTCGATGTGCTTTTTCTTCCTCAAATATCCGTAGAAAGTACGGAGCGCCGCGATCTTCCGGTTAATGGACGATGGGTTAAGCCCTTCTTCCATCAGGCTTACGATCCACGAACGAAGCATCGGTGGCTTGGCCGTTTCGGGTTCTTTGCAGTCGTACTGGAAAAGAAGATATTTCTGAAACTGGTCCAGATCAGTACGGTACGATTTGATAGTATGCGCACTGGCGCGCTTTTCGAATTGAAGGAATTCCAGAAACGGCGTTATCATAGCCCGAACATACGAAAAGGAGCCATCTTATTCAAGACAGCTCCTTTTCGTATGATATGGATACAATAATCCTATTGAAGTCTTTCAGAAAACCATTCCTCAAAGGATTAGTCTTCTAAATGACCGTAAGTTTTCTCCTTGTAAACCGCACGCAAAACTTCGAAACGACGCTTAACAGATGGTTTTTCGAAAGCTGTACGGGCACGAAGCTCACGCATTGTACCGGTTCTTTCAAATTTCTTCTTGTAACGCTTAAGAGCGCGATCGATCGATTCGTTGTCTTTAATGTTAATAATAAGCATGCTTATAAATTGTAATGTTCTTTGAATTGGTTTCTGAAATCGGACTGCAAAGAAAAACTATATCCAACAGAAAATCAAGAAATAAGTCGTTAAAATTCATTTATTTTTGTATCCATTGCATTGAAACGAAAGTCATTAACAGATTAAACGGCCCGATATGAGTTCGAGACTCGGAATAATTGATTTAGGTACCAACACATTTCACCTGCTCATCGCCGAGCCGAACGGCGCTCATTTCAAGACGGTTTTCCACGAAAGCAGGCCCGCCAGGATCGGACTGGGCGGGATCAACAGGCGCATTATCACGCCGGAAGCCCGGGACCGCGCGCTGGCCGTCCTCTCCTATTTCCGCGAAAAACTCGACTCATATGAAGTGACGC harbors:
- the rpsU gene encoding 30S ribosomal protein S21, producing the protein MLIINIKDNESIDRALKRYKKKFERTGTMRELRARTAFEKPSVKRRFEVLRAVYKEKTYGHLED